The following proteins are encoded in a genomic region of Peromyscus eremicus chromosome 14, PerEre_H2_v1, whole genome shotgun sequence:
- the Serpina5 gene encoding plasma serine protease inhibitor yields MMKLFTILCLLLFNLGVASRPRSRSREEKDKKSSVGAGLTPGSKDFVFNLYMALASEAPGQNVFFSPMSVVMSLSMLSLGTGPRTKTQILEGLGLSLQQEDEFHKFYQQLMKRFSQLTNGLQLSLGSALFTDPAIRIQHSFLSAMKTLYMADTFSTNFGNPEMTKKQINDYVAKKTKGNIVDLIKDLDSTHVMVLINYIFFKAKWETAFNDQNTHQKDFHVTPKKTIQVPMMNRKDEYYYILDQSISCTVVRIPYQGNASALFILPSEGKMQQVEKGLNGRALMNWLTTARKRQLNLYLPKFSIEGTYQLEKILPKLGIRDIFTTHADLSGITDYPNIKLSEMLHKSVVKVDESGTIASAATGELFTFRSARPVTLKIEFNRPFLFAIEENMHLLFLGRVVQPRGGRDSF; encoded by the exons ATGATGAAGCTCTTCACCATTCTGTGCCTGCTGCTCTTCAACCTTGGGGTGGCTTCCCGCCCCCGCTCCCGCTCCCGGGAGGAGAAGGACAAGAAgtcctctgtgggtgctgggttaACTCCCGGAAGCAAGGACTTTGTCTTCAACCTCTACATGGCCTTGGCTTCTGAAGCCCCTGGTCAGAATGTCTTCTTTTCTCCCATGAGCGTGGTCATGAGCCTAAGCATGCTCTCTCTGGGGACTGGCCCCCGCACTAAGACCCAGATCCTGGAGGGCCTGGGCCTCAGCCTCCAGCAAGAGGACGAGTTCCACAAGTTCTACCAACAGCTTATGAAGAGGTTCAGCCAGCTTACAAATGGTCTCCAGCTGAGCCTGGGAAGTGCCCTTTTTACAGACCCAGCCATACGTATTCAGCACAGCTTCCTGAGTGCCATGAAGACGCTGTACATGGCAGATACTTTCTCTACCAACTTTGGGAACCCTGAAATGACTAAGAAGCAGATCAATGACTATGTGGCTAAGAAGACCAAAGGCAATATTGTAGACTTGATCAAGGATCTCGACAGCACCCATGTCATGGTGTTGATAAATTACATCTTCTTCAAAG CCAAGTGGGAGACAGCCTTCAATGACCAAAACACCCACCAGAAAGATTTCCATGTGACCCCCAAGAAGACCATACAGGTGCCCATGATGAACCGTAAAGATGAGTACTACTATATCCTGGACCAAAGTATTTCCTGCACGGTGGTGAGGATCCCTTACCAAGGCAACGCCAGTGCTCTGTTTATTCTTCCCAGCGAAGGCAAGATGCAGCAGGTGGAGAAGGGCCTGAACGGGAGAGCACTGATGAACTGGCTTACTACAGCCAGAAAGAG ACAGTTGAACCTTTACCTCCCCAAGTTCTCCATTGAGGGTACCTATCAACTGGAGAAAATACTCCCCAAGCTGGGCATCAGGGACATCTTTACTACCCATGCTGATCTGTCTGGCATTACTGACTACCCCAATATCAAGTTGTCTGAG ATGCTGCACAAATCCGTGGTGAAGGTAGATGAGTCAGGAACCATAGCGTCTGCTGCCACAGGAGAGCTCTTTACATTCAGATCTGCTAGACCGGTGACCCTGAAGATAGAATTCAACAGACCCTTTCTGTTTGCCATTGAAGAGAACATGCATCTCCTTTTCCTTGGCCGAGTGGTCCAGCCCAGAGGTGGGAGGGACTCTTTCTGA
- the LOC131924239 gene encoding serine protease inhibitor A3N-like, translating to MALLVALGLWMAGFCPAVVCEPDGTLGRNTEVQEDQNKGTQMDSLTLASINTDFAFSLYKELALKNPDKNVVFSPLSISAALAFLSLGASNNTLEEILEGLKFNLTEIPEADIHRGFGQLLHMLSQPDDQVKISIGSMMFVEKRLQILAEFKEKARVVYQAEASVTDFQQPHEAKKLINDYVRKQTQGKIKELISDLDEKTLMVLVNYIYFKGKWERPFEPHFTRESDFYLDEKRTVKVPMMKDKFLTTPYFRDEDLNCSVVEIKYRGNASALFILPDMGMMQQVEANLQPETLKKWKDSLRSRMIDELYMPKFSISSDYSIEGILQQLGIREVFSTQADLSGITGAKDLTVSKVVHKAVLDVAETGTEAAAATGLIPLGSALILNPLEVNLNRAFLMIIFDRNTQTPLFMAKVSNPNEK from the exons ATGGCCCTCCTTGTAGCTCTTGGGCTCTGGATGGCTGGGTTCTGCCCTGCTGTTGTCTGTGAACCAGATGGTACATTGGGAAGAAACACTGAAGTCCAGGAAGACCAAAACAAAGGCACACAAATGGACAGTCTGACACTGGCCTCCATCAACACTGACTTTGCCTTCAGCCTGTACAAAGAGTTGGCTTTGAAGAATCCAGATAAAAATGTTGTCTTCTCCCCACTCAGCATCTCAGCTGCATTGGCCTTCTTGTCCTTGGGAGCCAGCAACAATACCCTGGAAGAGATTCTAGAAGGTCTCAAgttcaatctcacagagatccctgaGGCAGACATCCACCGGGGCTTTGGGCAACTCCTCCACATGCTCAGTCAGCCCGATGACCAGGTGAAGATCAGCATAGGCAGCATGATGTTTGTTGAAAAGCGCCTGCAGATCCTGGCAGAGTTCAAGGAGAAGGCAAGGGTGGTGTACCAGGCTGAGGCCTCTGTGACTGACTTCCAACAGCCTCATGAGGCCAAAAAGCTCATCAATGACTATGTGAGGAAACAGACCCAGGGGAAGATCAAGGAACTGATCTCAGACTTGGATGAGAAAACGTTAATGGTGCTGGTGAATTACATCTACTTTAAAG GGAAATGGGAGAGGCCATTTGAGCCTCATTTCACACGTGAGTCTGACTTCTACTTGGACGAGAAGAGGACTGTGAAGGTGCCCATGATGAAAGATAAATTTCTAACCACACCCTACTTCCGGGATGAGGATCTGAACTGCTCTGTGGTGGAGATAAAGTACAGAGGCAATGCCAGTGCCCTGTTCATCCTCCCTGACATGGGCATGATGCAGCAGGTGGAAGCCAATTTGCAACCAGAGACCCTGAAGAAGTGGAAGGACTCTCTGAGGtccag GATGATTGACGAGCTCTACATGCCCAAGTTCTCCATCTCCAGTGACTACAGCATAGAGGGCATCCTTCAACAGCTGGGTATCAGGGAAGTCTTCTCCACACAGGCTGATCTGTCTGGGATCACAGGGGCCAAGGACCTGACAGTCTCTAAG GTGGTCCACAAGGCTGTGCTGGATGTGGCTGAGACAGGCACAGAAGCAGCAGCTGCCACGGGACTCATTCCTCTTGGATCGGCTCTAATTTTGAACCCTCTGGAAGTGAATTTAAACAGGGCATTTCTGATGATTATCTTTGACAGGAATACACAGACTCCACTCTTTATGGCCAAAGTCTCAAATCCCAATGAAAAGTAG